The Clostridiaceae bacterium genome includes a window with the following:
- a CDS encoding patatin-like phospholipase family protein, with the protein MDGIGLVLEGGGARGSYQIGACKALKEMGIEFSGVAGTSVGALNGAMIVQDNLEEAYDFWSIISPDKIINFTDEEVQELGHGGIRFAGFSYKINRFKKIIAERGIDIRPLIDLLKSVINEEKIRKSRLDFGIVAFDITSVKPVEVYKEDIPEGKLVDYLIASSTFPGFKPKEIDGRLYADGGIYNVLPINLMSNKGYKNIIAVRTFGIGRRKKFDEKELNITYIAPAENLGPILDFSNERAKINLQLGYYDAIRVFKGLKGKRYYIKPYNDEDFFLEYLMGLSKEKIAKLCKLFGIEKSSSKRVLFEYIIPKIASLLGASENASYEDISIALIEKIADISGVERFKIYDLADLISEITRRYVPVKTDFLNEIPGFLMSIDIVTKINRDKILGSIANELFMDLAGAG; encoded by the coding sequence GGTATTGGTCTTGTGCTGGAAGGCGGGGGAGCCAGGGGTTCATATCAAATAGGTGCATGCAAGGCATTGAAAGAAATGGGTATTGAGTTTAGCGGAGTGGCAGGTACTTCTGTAGGTGCTCTTAATGGTGCTATGATAGTACAGGATAACCTTGAAGAGGCTTATGATTTTTGGAGTATCATAAGTCCTGACAAAATAATTAATTTTACAGATGAGGAAGTACAGGAACTAGGACACGGAGGAATTCGCTTTGCCGGTTTCAGTTACAAAATCAACAGATTTAAAAAAATAATAGCAGAAAGAGGAATAGATATAAGACCTCTGATAGATTTGCTTAAAAGTGTTATTAATGAAGAAAAAATAAGAAAATCAAGATTGGATTTTGGTATTGTGGCTTTCGATATTACCAGTGTAAAGCCTGTAGAAGTGTATAAAGAAGATATTCCTGAAGGTAAATTGGTGGATTACTTGATCGCGAGTTCTACTTTTCCCGGATTTAAACCCAAGGAAATTGACGGCAGACTATATGCTGACGGGGGAATATATAATGTGCTTCCTATTAATTTAATGTCAAATAAGGGATACAAGAATATTATTGCTGTCAGGACATTTGGAATAGGCCGAAGAAAAAAATTTGATGAAAAAGAATTAAATATTACATACATCGCTCCTGCGGAGAATTTAGGACCTATTCTGGATTTTAGCAACGAAAGGGCGAAAATCAATCTTCAGCTTGGCTATTACGACGCTATTAGAGTTTTTAAAGGACTGAAAGGTAAAAGATATTATATAAAACCCTACAATGATGAAGACTTTTTCCTGGAATATCTGATGGGCTTAAGCAAAGAGAAAATTGCAAAGCTGTGCAAGCTTTTTGGTATTGAGAAATCTTCCAGCAAAAGAGTGCTGTTTGAGTACATAATACCCAAAATTGCCAGCCTTTTGGGAGCATCTGAAAACGCTTCCTATGAAGACATATCCATTGCATTAATAGAAAAAATTGCAGATATTTCAGGTGTTGAGAGATTTAAAATATATGATCTGGCAGATTTGATCTCTGAAATCACAAGAAGGTATGTGCCGGTTAAAACTGACTTTTTAAACGAGATACCTGGATTTTTAATGAGTATTGATATTGTGACAAAAATAAATAGAGACAAGATTCTGGGAAGTATAGCAAACGAATTATTTATGGATTTAGCAGGTGCAGGCTGA
- a CDS encoding S-layer homology domain-containing protein translates to MSPYALEAVKMMKEAGIISGRPGNIFVPLDSATRAEGAKVIAAFLSAIIRR, encoded by the coding sequence ATCAGCCCCTACGCCTTAGAGGCGGTTAAAATGATGAAAGAGGCCGGTATTATATCAGGCAGGCCCGGCAATATATTTGTACCCCTTGACAGCGCTACCAGAGCAGAAGGTGCAAAAGTGATCGCTGCGTTCCTCTCTGCCATCATCCGCCGATAG
- a CDS encoding S-layer homology domain-containing protein yields the protein MRALISDENPPEPVILKTIEFTSMDAGNKFEIDELITVSEELFDDDGDIELSINLKMPVDVGEGVTKETTVYTRQVVLHKDEASDIELTDIWVEAETVSMYQGTEWQPDISTVPHEAGRSYALHYRNRNPEIAEVDSSSGIIKAKRPGKTQIIIEAVKHENIYLMTAGNRIYRPDGTLTELEADGTPINLTKGDESSKVVLSKIITVYLLGSYEDDTVPETRPAPGGGEKSTDQNKEDGSLDSDVKVVTLDELKEVLKDSGDPGESLELTAQGGSIGFEKAALEELADSGSQLRLSLEGGEITLPPEVLKNITADTEGDTIFSLNKAGDLDGRPVFEITITTGGKRITNFGGEELFIRVPYVLKKDKDPNAVVVYYIDAGDDLRMVINGEYRDGYVIFRTNHLSKFGVGYNKKSFTDAAGWAESFISYLAARGIVNGISDRRFEPDRHVTRAEFVKMLAMMSGEPIPEDSITTFEDVDPDAWYATYIAWAAAGGYVLGVNEEKTFEPNVNIT from the coding sequence ATGAGGGCGTTGATTAGTGACGAGAATCCGCCCGAACCCGTAATTCTTAAGACAATTGAATTCACTTCAATGGATGCCGGGAACAAATTTGAAATTGACGAGCTCATCACAGTTTCAGAAGAGCTTTTCGATGATGACGGAGACATTGAGTTATCAATAAACCTGAAGATGCCGGTTGATGTCGGCGAGGGCGTGACAAAGGAAACAACGGTATATACCAGGCAGGTAGTACTGCACAAGGACGAAGCGTCCGATATTGAGCTTACGGATATCTGGGTGGAGGCGGAAACTGTCTCCATGTATCAGGGAACAGAGTGGCAACCGGATATTAGCACCGTCCCACATGAAGCGGGAAGATCCTATGCTCTGCACTACCGTAACCGGAATCCGGAAATTGCCGAAGTGGATTCTTCCAGCGGCATAATCAAGGCAAAGAGGCCTGGTAAGACACAAATCATTATTGAGGCTGTGAAACATGAAAACATATATCTAATGACCGCAGGCAACCGCATATACCGGCCAGACGGCACCCTTACGGAGTTAGAAGCTGACGGAACACCGATAAACCTCACCAAGGGAGATGAAAGTTCCAAAGTTGTGCTGTCAAAAATCATCACCGTATATTTGTTGGGTTCCTATGAGGACGACACGGTCCCCGAAACGCGGCCTGCTCCCGGGGGAGGAGAGAAGTCCACGGATCAAAACAAAGAGGACGGCTCCCTTGACTCAGACGTTAAGGTAGTGACCTTAGATGAGCTTAAGGAAGTACTTAAAGATTCAGGAGACCCCGGAGAATCTCTTGAACTGACCGCACAGGGTGGCAGCATCGGATTTGAAAAAGCAGCGCTGGAGGAACTTGCCGATAGCGGATCTCAGTTGCGCCTTTCTCTGGAAGGCGGAGAAATAACTCTCCCACCGGAAGTTTTAAAGAACATCACGGCAGACACTGAAGGCGATACCATATTCAGCCTGAACAAGGCCGGAGACCTGGACGGCAGGCCGGTCTTTGAAATAACTATCACCACGGGCGGCAAGCGGATCACCAATTTCGGCGGTGAGGAGCTCTTCATAAGGGTACCCTACGTTCTGAAGAAGGACAAAGATCCGAACGCTGTGGTGGTATATTACATCGACGCCGGCGACGACCTCAGGATGGTCATTAATGGTGAATACCGGGACGGCTATGTCATCTTCCGGACCAATCATCTATCAAAATTCGGTGTCGGTTATAACAAAAAGTCATTTACAGATGCAGCAGGCTGGGCTGAGAGTTTCATTAGCTATCTTGCCGCCAGAGGCATTGTGAACGGTATAAGTGATAGAAGGTTTGAACCAGACAGGCATGTAACCAGAGCCGAGTTTGTAAAAATGCTGGCCATGATGTCGGGCGAACCCATTCCGGAAGACAGCATAACAACTTTTGAGGACGTCGACCCGGATGCCTGGTATGCTACCTATATAGCATGGGCGGCTGCCGGAGGCTACGTCCTTGGAGTGAACGAAGAAAAAACATTCGAGCCAAACGTAAACATCACCTGA
- a CDS encoding S-layer homology domain-containing protein, whose protein sequence is MTSLEFQPDNKMMGLDFLMLLQRAIGITPDDLFVYTEKTIPFGPEEPITRGQAMSILADVMTLAGFGADLTAEEESALIKDFSDLEGIDEKLKSDAALLIKLGVFQGKDNKLMAPDDIMTSAEAAATLLRLLKSIQ, encoded by the coding sequence TTGACTTCTCTAGAGTTTCAGCCTGATAATAAAATGATGGGGCTTGACTTTTTGATGCTTCTCCAAAGGGCCATAGGAATAACCCCTGATGACCTGTTTGTTTATACGGAAAAAACTATTCCATTTGGACCTGAAGAACCTATTACAAGAGGCCAGGCCATGTCCATACTGGCAGATGTCATGACATTAGCCGGCTTTGGAGCTGACCTTACCGCAGAAGAAGAAAGTGCATTAATAAAAGATTTTTCCGATTTAGAAGGAATTGATGAAAAGCTTAAATCTGATGCGGCGTTGCTGATAAAACTTGGGGTTTTTCAAGGAAAAGACAATAAGCTTATGGCGCCTGATGATATTATGACTAGTGCGGAAGCAGCTGCAACGCTTTTGAGATTGTTAAAGAGCATTCAGTAG
- a CDS encoding branched-chain amino acid transporter AzlD produces MIMTTQQSIITIVVVVLGTMITRFLPFILFPAKKIPPKYIQYLGQVLPYAVIGLLVVYSLKDVSFISGNHGLPELISILVIIVLHMWKKNTLLSIGAGTIIYMILVQTVF; encoded by the coding sequence ATGATTATGACAACTCAGCAAAGTATCATAACCATCGTGGTTGTAGTATTAGGAACGATGATTACAAGGTTTTTGCCATTCATCCTTTTCCCGGCAAAGAAAATACCTCCCAAATACATTCAGTATCTGGGACAGGTTCTTCCTTATGCCGTAATAGGGCTTCTCGTGGTGTATTCTTTAAAAGATGTTTCTTTTATATCCGGAAATCACGGCCTTCCGGAACTTATATCTATTCTCGTTATTATAGTTTTGCACATGTGGAAAAAGAATACTCTATTAAGTATCGGTGCAGGAACTATTATCTATATGATATTGGTTCAGACTGTTTTTTGA
- a CDS encoding branched-chain amino acid transporter AzlC, whose protein sequence is MSIKQQALKAAFPHTLPILTAFIFLGMSYGFLMSSKGFPIIYPVCISIFVFAGSMQFVAMNLLLSTFNPVYAFLLTLTVNARHIFYGISMLEKFKNTGKKKPYLIFGMCDESFSINCSAKIPDGVDKGWFMFFVTLLNHAYWVIGTTLGALLGNIIRINTKGLDFVLIALFVVIFLNQWMETKNHIPALVGALSSAICLLLFGADNFIIPSMVLILISFIILKKREESRQ, encoded by the coding sequence TTGAGTATAAAGCAACAAGCACTTAAAGCAGCATTTCCACATACATTACCAATACTTACAGCTTTTATTTTCCTGGGAATGTCCTACGGCTTTCTCATGAGCAGCAAAGGCTTTCCAATTATATATCCTGTTTGTATAAGCATATTCGTTTTCGCCGGCTCCATGCAGTTTGTTGCGATGAATCTGTTATTATCCACTTTTAATCCGGTCTATGCTTTTTTATTGACTTTGACGGTAAATGCCCGTCATATATTTTATGGTATTTCCATGCTGGAAAAATTCAAGAATACTGGAAAGAAAAAGCCGTATTTAATATTTGGAATGTGTGATGAATCTTTCTCCATAAACTGTTCGGCAAAAATCCCCGATGGTGTTGATAAAGGCTGGTTTATGTTTTTTGTCACTTTATTAAACCATGCCTATTGGGTAATTGGCACCACATTAGGTGCCCTGCTTGGGAATATTATTAGGATAAATACCAAAGGCTTGGATTTCGTATTAATTGCATTATTTGTGGTTATATTTCTAAATCAGTGGATGGAAACCAAAAACCATATTCCTGCGTTGGTAGGAGCTCTATCCTCGGCTATATGCCTGCTGTTATTCGGGGCTGATAACTTTATCATTCCCTCTATGGTATTAATTCTTATTAGTTTCATTATTCTTAAAAAGAGGGAGGAGAGTAGGCAATGA
- a CDS encoding HAMP domain-containing histidine kinase yields MDFFRNPEIRKSAWLWFLLNISLISISSVIDIKYGMIAVFYCIIFDFAHFISTFKRYRHIAELSHEIDKILHDSSKFDLNRFAEGELSILHSEIYKMTVRLREQADALKKDKTYLADSIADISHQIRTPLTSINLIANFLTDEDLSDERRITLAKDLLRLLSRIDWLISTLLKISKLDTGTVRFAKNPVNVSDLIRKSAEPLAIPMDLRNQKLIVKAKGDEHFIGDFSWTAEAVENILKNCMEHTPPGGTITVKVKETPIFTELTITDTGTGIAPEDLPHLFERFYKGKSSKDSNIGIGLALSRMIVTAQNGTIKVENCNNGGACFTVRFYKCTV; encoded by the coding sequence ATGGATTTTTTCCGAAACCCTGAAATACGAAAGAGTGCATGGCTCTGGTTCCTGCTGAATATAAGTTTGATCTCTATTTCTTCAGTCATAGATATAAAATACGGGATGATAGCTGTCTTTTACTGCATAATATTTGACTTTGCTCATTTTATTTCTACATTTAAAAGATACAGGCATATTGCAGAGTTGAGCCATGAAATTGATAAAATACTACATGATAGCAGCAAATTTGACCTTAATCGTTTTGCAGAGGGAGAGCTTTCTATCCTGCACAGTGAAATTTATAAAATGACTGTGCGGCTACGGGAACAGGCAGATGCACTGAAAAAGGATAAAACCTATCTTGCTGACTCCATTGCGGATATCTCGCACCAGATCCGTACGCCCCTCACATCTATTAATTTGATTGCTAATTTTCTTACTGATGAGGATTTATCAGATGAGCGCCGTATTACACTGGCTAAAGACCTGCTGCGTCTACTTTCCCGTATAGACTGGCTGATCTCTACTTTGTTGAAAATATCAAAGCTTGATACAGGGACAGTCAGGTTTGCTAAAAATCCGGTGAATGTTTCCGACCTTATCCGAAAATCCGCAGAACCTCTTGCCATACCAATGGATTTGCGTAACCAAAAGCTGATAGTCAAGGCAAAAGGCGATGAGCATTTTATTGGTGATTTTTCATGGACAGCAGAAGCAGTTGAAAATATTCTTAAGAACTGTATGGAACATACACCACCCGGAGGCACAATTACAGTGAAAGTAAAAGAAACGCCGATTTTTACTGAACTGACCATAACCGATACCGGGACTGGCATTGCGCCTGAAGATCTGCCCCATCTTTTTGAAAGGTTTTATAAAGGTAAAAGCTCAAAGGATAGCAACATTGGCATTGGCCTGGCACTTTCAAGGATGATTGTTACAGCTCAAAATGGAACTATTAAGGTGGAAAACTGTAATAATGGCGGCGCATGTTTTACTGTGCGTTTTTATAAGTGTACAGTGTGA
- a CDS encoding response regulator transcription factor produces MTRILLVEDDDNIINNLSVFLKNEGFDVDVATGQKAAMDKLSNSSYDLLLLDISLKDGNGFSVCSAVKSNFNIPVIFLTASDDEYSVVAGFDLGADDYIGKPFRPRELISRIKNVLRRSNKFGSTIEYKGITIDTEKGIAMKNGRDLFLSALEYRLLLVFFYNKGAVLSRNKLLEEIWNIAGEFVNDNTLTVYIKRLRDKIEDDPQNPSIIRTVRGLGYKVGD; encoded by the coding sequence ATGACCAGGATATTGCTTGTTGAAGATGATGATAACATTATTAATAACCTGTCTGTTTTTCTAAAAAACGAAGGTTTTGATGTGGATGTGGCTACAGGTCAGAAGGCTGCAATGGACAAATTGAGTAATTCTTCCTATGACCTCTTGCTGCTGGATATATCCTTGAAGGACGGAAATGGCTTTTCTGTGTGTTCTGCGGTAAAATCAAACTTCAATATACCTGTTATATTTCTCACAGCCTCTGATGATGAATATAGTGTGGTTGCCGGTTTTGATTTAGGTGCTGATGATTATATAGGGAAACCATTCAGACCAAGAGAACTGATCTCCCGTATTAAAAATGTGTTGCGCCGCAGTAATAAGTTTGGTTCAACCATTGAATATAAAGGAATTACCATAGATACTGAAAAGGGAATCGCAATGAAAAACGGCAGGGATTTATTTCTCTCTGCCCTTGAATACCGCTTGCTTTTAGTATTCTTTTATAATAAAGGCGCCGTACTCTCAAGAAATAAGCTCCTTGAAGAAATCTGGAATATCGCAGGAGAATTCGTGAACGATAATACTCTTACCGTTTATATTAAAAGACTTCGCGATAAAATTGAAGATGACCCGCAGAATCCTTCTATAATCCGGACAGTCCGCGGCCTTGGCTACAAGGTTGGTGACTAG
- a CDS encoding ABC transporter ATP-binding protein, with protein MEILRVENLTKIYGKGENEVRALDGVSFTVEKGEFIAIIGPSGSGKSTLLHILGGVDRPTTGKVYLDGQDVYAQNDEQLAIFRRRQVGLIYQFYNLIPVLNVKENITLPVLMDGRKINEERFNELISTLKLNDRVNYLPNQLSGGQQQRVSIGRALMNAPAVVLADEPTGNLDSKNSQEIIELLKLSNKKYNQTLLIITHDENIALQAERIIAIEDGKITRDEVINR; from the coding sequence ATGGAAATTCTAAGAGTTGAAAATTTAACAAAAATCTATGGTAAAGGTGAAAATGAGGTCAGAGCTTTGGATGGTGTGTCATTTACAGTGGAAAAAGGTGAATTCATTGCAATTATAGGACCGTCAGGGTCAGGCAAATCCACCCTTTTACATATTCTGGGCGGTGTGGACAGGCCTACTACCGGTAAGGTTTATTTGGACGGACAAGATGTGTATGCACAAAATGATGAGCAGCTGGCTATTTTCCGCCGGAGGCAGGTTGGACTTATTTATCAGTTTTATAATCTTATTCCTGTTCTTAACGTTAAAGAGAACATTACTTTGCCTGTTTTGATGGATGGCAGAAAGATAAATGAGGAAAGGTTTAATGAATTAATTTCTACTTTAAAATTAAATGATAGAGTAAATTATCTGCCCAATCAGTTATCCGGGGGGCAGCAGCAGCGTGTGTCTATTGGAAGGGCATTAATGAATGCGCCGGCAGTAGTGCTTGCCGATGAGCCTACCGGAAATCTTGACTCAAAAAACAGCCAGGAAATTATTGAACTTTTGAAGCTTTCAAATAAGAAGTATAATCAAACCTTGCTCATTATTACCCACGATGAAAACATTGCTTTGCAGGCAGAGCGCATAATTGCTATTGAAGATGGCAAAATCACCCGTGACGAGGTGATAAATAGATGA